In the Clostridia bacterium genome, one interval contains:
- a CDS encoding ATP-binding protein: MFSGIRGRVVAAYLLITGLIFLLGGGLLLAGLKAYYLSGMESVLARQAEWNAAFFQDYWGRPDRVTDLSLTAPQLVSSFARGTPARVQIVDEQGRLLADSHDPLRQEDLSRAPEVQAALRGQPGTYRGTSPATGENILAVTRPLRQGGAVSGALRLSTSLVVVEKVIRNVTLIWLLATAAALGLAAAVGSFLAGTVVRPLTEITRAAERLARGDLDVAVVRHYRDETGRLADTLNHLARELQRLDRLKHEFISSISHELRTPLTSIKGFAITLLEGLPPEESELRRGLEIVNRETDRLAGLVEELLDFSRLAAGRLTLRLAPLDLAGLVRDTAEQMRPRAVRQGVDLEIRLADRLPPVEADADRLKQVLVNLLDNALKFTPAGGRISVTLEPRDQNLALEVADTGVGIDPEELPLVTRRFYRGRNAPSGGSGLGLALCQEIVGRHGGTLDLTSQPGQGTTVTVLLPAPQGRSPQRTF, translated from the coding sequence GTGTTTTCCGGCATCCGCGGCCGCGTTGTGGCCGCCTACCTCCTCATCACCGGGCTCATCTTTCTTCTAGGCGGGGGCCTCCTCCTGGCGGGCCTCAAGGCCTACTACCTCTCCGGCATGGAGTCCGTGCTGGCCCGGCAGGCGGAGTGGAACGCCGCCTTCTTCCAGGACTACTGGGGCCGGCCGGATCGGGTTACCGACCTCTCCTTGACCGCACCCCAACTGGTTTCAAGCTTCGCCCGGGGAACCCCGGCCCGGGTTCAGATCGTAGACGAGCAGGGCCGGCTGCTGGCGGATTCCCACGATCCCCTGCGGCAGGAAGACCTGAGCCGGGCCCCCGAGGTGCAGGCCGCCCTCCGGGGCCAGCCGGGGACCTACCGGGGAACCAGCCCCGCCACCGGCGAGAACATCCTGGCCGTGACCCGACCCCTGCGCCAGGGTGGAGCGGTGAGCGGCGCCCTCCGCCTGAGCACCAGCCTGGTAGTGGTGGAAAAGGTGATCCGGAACGTCACTTTGATCTGGCTCCTGGCCACCGCTGCTGCCCTGGGCCTGGCGGCGGCGGTGGGCTCATTCCTGGCGGGGACGGTGGTGCGTCCGCTGACCGAAATCACCCGGGCGGCCGAGCGCCTTGCCCGGGGGGATCTCGACGTTGCCGTTGTCCGCCACTACCGGGACGAGACCGGCCGCCTGGCCGATACCCTGAACCACTTGGCCCGGGAACTGCAGCGCCTGGACCGGCTAAAGCACGAATTCATCAGCTCCATCTCCCACGAACTGCGGACTCCTCTGACCTCCATCAAGGGCTTTGCGATCACCCTCCTCGAAGGGTTGCCCCCCGAGGAAAGCGAGCTGCGGCGGGGACTGGAGATAGTCAACCGGGAGACCGACCGGCTGGCCGGTCTGGTAGAGGAACTGCTGGATTTCAGCCGCCTGGCCGCCGGCCGGCTTACCCTGCGGCTGGCGCCGCTGGATCTGGCCGGACTGGTACGCGATACCGCCGAGCAGATGCGGCCCCGCGCGGTGCGGCAGGGAGTAGATTTGGAGATCCGCCTGGCCGACCGTCTTCCACCGGTGGAGGCCGACGCCGACCGCCTGAAACAGGTCCTGGTCAATCTGCTGGACAACGCCCTGAAATTCACCCCCGCCGGGGGGAGGATTAGTGTGACCCTGGAACCACGGGACCAGAACCTGGCCCTGGAGGTAGCGGACACCGGCGTGGGCATAGATCCCGAGGAGCTACCCCTGGTTACCCGGCGCTTCTACCGGGGCCGTAACGCGCCGTCCGGGGGCAGCGGCCTGGGCCTGGCCCTCTGCCAGGAGATCGTGGGCCGGCACGGCGGCACCCTGGACCTGACCAGTCAGCCGGGGCAGGGCACGACGGTCACGGTTCTTCTCCCCGCCCCCCAGGGCCGCAGCCCGCAGCGCACGTTCTGA
- a CDS encoding response regulator transcription factor, with the protein MDRELLLIIEDEEAIAEFVRLNLERAGFRVVCAASGEEGLALVRRETPALVVLDLRLPGMDGLEVCRHLRRFHPEIAVIMLTARGQALDRVRGLELGADDYVTKPFDPRELVARVQAVLRRTRPEREAAGEERRFGRLHLDLRRRRVRKDGRTVELTPREFELLAFLAGRPGRVFSRDELLDAVWGPDYEGDPKTVDVHIHRLREKLEDDPARPVHLQTAWGVGYYLDPGGEEGGPGSRRF; encoded by the coding sequence ATGGACCGGGAACTGCTCCTGATCATCGAAGATGAAGAAGCCATTGCCGAGTTCGTCCGCCTCAATTTGGAACGGGCCGGTTTCCGCGTGGTCTGCGCGGCCAGCGGCGAGGAAGGTCTGGCCCTGGTGCGGCGGGAGACCCCGGCGCTGGTAGTCCTGGACCTGCGGCTGCCGGGCATGGACGGGCTGGAGGTGTGCCGCCACCTGCGGCGGTTCCACCCGGAGATTGCCGTGATCATGCTTACCGCCCGGGGCCAGGCCCTGGACCGAGTGCGGGGCCTGGAGCTGGGGGCGGACGACTACGTTACCAAGCCCTTTGACCCGCGCGAACTGGTCGCCCGGGTGCAGGCGGTCCTGCGTCGCACCCGGCCGGAACGCGAGGCCGCCGGGGAGGAAAGGCGGTTCGGCCGCCTGCACCTGGACCTGCGCCGCCGCCGGGTGCGTAAAGACGGTAGGACGGTGGAGTTAACGCCCCGCGAGTTTGAGCTTCTGGCCTTCCTGGCCGGCCGACCCGGTCGGGTATTCAGCCGGGACGAACTCCTGGACGCGGTCTGGGGCCCGGACTACGAAGGCGACCCCAAAACCGTGGACGTGCACATCCACCGCCTGCGGGAAAAGCTGGAGGACGATCCCGCCCGGCCCGTCCACCTGCAGACGGCCTGGGGAGTGGGCTACTACCTGGACCCGGGCGGAGAAGAAGGCGGCCCGGGCAGCAGGAGGTTCTAA
- a CDS encoding tetratricopeptide repeat protein yields MSCVTRFIAAAVGAALLLGGCGLPNPSATIRAPEVAGQVDELTRAVQQLLAPGQTMAEARPLSSPQAEAEPQKAVVSADLDGDGQQELVVGYREAEQRAGVFIARRTDRGWEKVWEEEIGPLGLDVLGAEDLTGDGRPEVLIGGTIGASAGNHLKILTCSPGEKGGAPSYTALWENGYHRLEVGDFDGDNRQEIALWLKDTGTAMEVEVYRWAPAMYFPAGFYEAEDAYTSYFPRVVDYYQEQTQRLPDAGVLWYHLALSLVRAGRPAEALTAVEKGTALKADYPGPDQWDLVRGEALLALGRYEEALSTLGRITAQDRADPAPPPENDERRPVYAVPPFVLAAAYYRSGLAWEGLGQHGRAREAYARAAAVRPDWLLPARALERLKARPAVDKVVAYLAALEPGEREQALKHLAAWGREQGLYLAAVRAEGADGLPETWLVDLKAGPYDGSLDAHLVCWWEDGASGRENRFRYQVFYSAEAQVHGLGPTHQAASARLALGREGQAEMAAVYDSAFSGSGSPRPELYLLRREADRWRILWRPPSREWRPSHGRLTFTGTGLEEFVLESDSWEVGDGKDQIFHEANAGPHRRFRDLWRRQGDAYQRVSAETVATAYAALVEFVYCLSRGEEEKAAQWAVDPSLVARAKELGLVQRPLGQRWLLELPDPTVEARGPLTITSGPAAGVRATFVNREGKWLLKDLEKVPVEEK; encoded by the coding sequence ATGTCCTGCGTAACCCGTTTCATTGCCGCGGCAGTGGGGGCGGCCCTCCTTCTCGGGGGGTGCGGCCTGCCCAACCCCTCCGCCACCATAAGGGCGCCGGAAGTGGCCGGACAGGTAGACGAGCTGACCCGGGCCGTCCAACAGTTGCTGGCACCCGGCCAGACCATGGCCGAAGCCCGGCCGCTCTCCTCCCCGCAGGCCGAAGCCGAGCCACAGAAGGCCGTGGTCAGCGCCGATCTGGACGGAGACGGTCAGCAGGAACTGGTGGTGGGTTACCGGGAGGCGGAACAGAGGGCGGGCGTCTTCATCGCCCGCCGTACCGACCGGGGCTGGGAAAAGGTCTGGGAGGAAGAAATCGGCCCTCTGGGGCTGGACGTGCTGGGAGCGGAGGATCTCACCGGCGACGGCCGGCCGGAAGTGCTCATCGGGGGCACGATCGGGGCCTCGGCGGGCAACCACCTAAAGATCCTCACCTGCTCGCCCGGGGAAAAGGGGGGAGCCCCTTCCTATACCGCCCTCTGGGAGAACGGCTACCACCGCCTGGAGGTGGGCGACTTCGACGGGGATAACCGCCAGGAAATTGCCCTCTGGCTCAAGGATACCGGTACAGCCATGGAGGTGGAGGTTTACCGCTGGGCACCGGCGATGTATTTCCCCGCCGGGTTTTACGAGGCGGAAGATGCCTATACCTCCTACTTCCCGCGCGTGGTGGACTATTATCAGGAACAAACACAGCGCCTGCCCGACGCCGGCGTTCTCTGGTACCACCTGGCCCTCAGCCTGGTGCGGGCGGGCCGGCCGGCGGAAGCACTGACCGCCGTCGAAAAAGGGACGGCCCTCAAGGCGGATTATCCGGGCCCCGATCAGTGGGATCTGGTCAGAGGCGAGGCCCTGCTCGCCCTGGGGCGCTATGAGGAGGCGTTGAGCACCCTCGGCCGGATCACCGCGCAGGACCGGGCCGACCCGGCCCCGCCGCCGGAGAATGACGAACGGCGGCCCGTCTACGCCGTGCCGCCGTTCGTCCTCGCCGCAGCCTACTACCGCAGCGGCCTGGCCTGGGAAGGGCTGGGACAGCACGGCCGGGCCCGGGAAGCCTACGCCCGCGCCGCGGCCGTCCGCCCGGACTGGCTTCTCCCGGCCCGGGCCCTGGAGCGGCTCAAGGCCCGGCCGGCCGTGGATAAGGTGGTCGCCTACCTGGCCGCCTTGGAGCCCGGGGAGCGGGAGCAAGCCCTGAAGCACCTCGCCGCCTGGGGCCGGGAGCAGGGGCTGTATCTCGCCGCCGTAAGGGCGGAAGGTGCGGACGGTCTGCCCGAGACCTGGCTGGTGGATCTCAAGGCTGGCCCCTACGACGGCAGCCTGGACGCCCACCTGGTATGCTGGTGGGAGGACGGCGCCTCCGGCCGGGAAAACCGGTTCCGCTACCAAGTCTTTTACAGCGCCGAGGCCCAGGTGCACGGCCTGGGACCCACCCATCAGGCCGCGAGCGCCCGCCTGGCCCTGGGCCGGGAGGGCCAGGCCGAGATGGCCGCCGTCTACGACAGCGCCTTCTCGGGTAGCGGTTCCCCCCGGCCGGAACTGTATCTCTTGCGCCGCGAGGCCGACCGCTGGCGGATCCTCTGGCGGCCGCCCTCCCGGGAATGGCGCCCGAGCCACGGCCGCCTTACCTTCACCGGCACCGGCCTGGAGGAGTTCGTCCTGGAAAGCGATTCCTGGGAGGTCGGGGATGGTAAGGATCAGATATTCCACGAGGCCAACGCCGGCCCGCACCGCCGCTTTCGCGACCTCTGGCGGCGGCAGGGTGACGCCTACCAACGGGTGAGCGCCGAGACGGTGGCCACGGCCTACGCCGCCCTGGTGGAATTCGTCTACTGCCTGAGCCGGGGCGAAGAGGAAAAGGCGGCCCAATGGGCGGTGGATCCTTCCCTGGTGGCCCGCGCCAAGGAGCTGGGGCTGGTCCAGCGGCCCCTGGGGCAGAGGTGGCTCCTGGAACTCCCCGACCCCACGGTAGAGGCCCGCGGCCCCCTGACCATAACCAGCGGTCCGGCCGCCGGCGTCCGGGCAACCTTCGTCAACCGGGAGGGGAAGTGGCTGCTGAAAGACCTGGAAAAGGTGCCGGTCGAGGAAAAGTAA
- a CDS encoding DUF1648 domain-containing protein, with product MGLWSRLNQFYPVWLEAVIVALLVASFSFPLANYGDMPARIPTHFDVSGLPDAWSDKTPSAVLLGSLIAAVSYGGLTLLSWWVAVVDDPKKVINASKQRLAAMSKERAEQIRRVTLTFLFAIKFLLVAMLAYLSYAQTEVALGARESLGWPFTALAALLLVVCGFLTWRVLALVYGREKPGYGRTPAPTPRRRS from the coding sequence GTGGGACTGTGGTCGCGCCTCAACCAATTCTACCCGGTGTGGCTGGAGGCGGTTATTGTAGCCCTGCTGGTGGCCTCCTTCTCGTTCCCCCTGGCGAACTATGGCGATATGCCTGCCCGCATTCCCACCCACTTCGACGTTTCCGGCCTGCCCGACGCCTGGAGCGATAAGACGCCCAGTGCCGTCCTGCTCGGGTCGCTGATCGCGGCGGTCAGTTACGGCGGCCTGACCTTGCTTTCCTGGTGGGTGGCGGTGGTCGACGACCCGAAAAAGGTGATCAACGCTTCCAAGCAACGGCTGGCCGCCATGAGCAAGGAGCGGGCAGAACAGATCCGGCGGGTCACCCTGACCTTCCTTTTCGCCATCAAGTTCCTGCTGGTAGCCATGCTGGCCTACCTTAGCTATGCCCAGACCGAGGTGGCCCTCGGAGCCCGGGAAAGCTTGGGCTGGCCCTTCACCGCCCTGGCGGCCCTGCTTTTGGTTGTCTGCGGTTTTCTCACCTGGCGCGTCCTGGCGCTGGTGTACGGGCGGGAAAAACCCGGCTACGGCCGAACGCCCGCACCTACGCCCCGCAGGCGCAGCTAG
- a CDS encoding S41 family peptidase produces MAVGGRGGRVWFLLALFVLLLLPYSAVGVAGEEGPRPDATMAAGASSNGILEEVREYLRRYYVDPLPAESLDKSTVEGLIAGLNDPYTVYLGPQEYAQFLESLWGSFSGVGIRLDKVGDYITVVAPLAGSPAERAGVKAGDRILAADGHSLVGASVEKALTLIRGEPGSAVVLTLERPGGGRFELRLVREVIEIPSVSWELLPEGIGYLRLEEFGTATAEEAARALSELVPDSRGIILDLRGNSGGLLDVAVEVAAQFLPPGPVVQVVDREGEPEALEAEGGRRVRLPLVMLVDHFTASAAEIVAGAVQDYRIGLLVGERTFGKGSIQSVFELSNGGALKLSVARYRTPLGREVDGKGLVPDYEVADREEQEALARRLLLAGLSRGRTVWLAAEANGGSDSYRLRGGSAYVPARFFTEVFGASLVRSGRQVVLRYGPYEVYVSTGHAFPAAWEDDGTLWLPLRRVAEGLGGRVQYDGRRRIISVAF; encoded by the coding sequence ATGGCAGTCGGGGGTCGAGGCGGCCGGGTCTGGTTTCTCCTGGCGCTTTTCGTTTTATTGTTGCTCCCTTACTCCGCGGTCGGGGTAGCCGGGGAGGAGGGGCCTCGGCCGGATGCCACCATGGCGGCGGGGGCCTCTTCTAATGGGATCCTCGAGGAGGTGCGGGAGTACCTACGGCGCTACTATGTAGATCCCTTGCCGGCGGAAAGCCTCGACAAGTCCACGGTGGAAGGACTGATCGCTGGCCTCAACGATCCCTACACCGTCTACCTGGGGCCGCAGGAATATGCTCAGTTCCTCGAATCCCTCTGGGGCAGCTTCAGCGGTGTGGGTATTCGTCTGGACAAGGTCGGTGATTACATAACCGTAGTGGCGCCGTTAGCCGGTTCTCCCGCCGAACGGGCCGGGGTAAAGGCTGGGGACCGCATCCTGGCCGCCGACGGGCATTCCCTGGTAGGCGCCAGCGTGGAGAAGGCTTTGACCCTCATTCGGGGGGAGCCGGGTTCGGCAGTGGTGCTAACCCTGGAGCGGCCGGGTGGGGGAAGGTTCGAATTAAGGCTGGTGAGGGAAGTAATCGAAATTCCCAGCGTGTCTTGGGAGCTTCTACCCGAGGGCATCGGCTACCTGCGGCTGGAGGAGTTCGGAACCGCCACCGCCGAGGAAGCCGCCCGGGCGCTTTCCGAACTGGTTCCTGACAGCCGGGGAATTATCCTGGATTTGCGCGGCAACTCCGGGGGACTGTTAGACGTGGCGGTAGAAGTGGCGGCGCAGTTCCTGCCTCCGGGTCCGGTGGTGCAGGTGGTAGACCGGGAGGGCGAGCCCGAAGCTCTGGAGGCCGAGGGCGGCCGGAGGGTTAGGCTGCCGCTGGTGATGCTGGTAGACCACTTTACCGCCAGCGCGGCGGAGATCGTGGCCGGGGCCGTTCAGGATTACCGCATCGGCCTTCTGGTGGGAGAGCGTACCTTCGGCAAGGGCTCCATCCAGTCGGTTTTCGAGTTGAGTAACGGCGGCGCCCTGAAGCTTTCCGTGGCCCGCTACCGCACGCCCCTGGGCCGCGAAGTGGACGGCAAGGGCCTGGTGCCGGACTACGAGGTTGCCGACCGGGAGGAGCAGGAAGCCCTGGCCCGCCGCCTGCTGCTGGCCGGACTCAGCCGTGGCCGGACGGTTTGGCTGGCCGCGGAGGCTAACGGTGGGTCAGACTCCTACCGCCTGCGAGGCGGCTCCGCTTACGTTCCCGCCCGGTTCTTTACCGAGGTTTTCGGCGCTTCGCTGGTCCGGTCCGGGCGGCAGGTAGTTCTGCGTTACGGGCCATACGAGGTATACGTGAGCACCGGCCATGCCTTCCCGGCGGCCTGGGAAGATGACGGCACCCTATGGCTGCCCTTGCGCCGGGTGGCGGAGGGGTTGGGTGGCCGGGTCCAGTACGACGGCCGCCGGCGGATTATTAGCGTGGCTTTCTAG
- a CDS encoding CAP domain-containing protein: protein MKTSFGPTSLALLAIFILALWPSPTVAAAVAERPAPGQSVEQWYLEYLQQYSPSTLKLPASSAPSSPAPAAPASGGTSQPQTQAPQTVPEPPSGLTAEEAQLFRWINQERLKAGRSPVEADPELMRLARLKAQDVATYDYYGHTSPTYGTPGQMLTAAGYPWSACGETIAKAGSVYKAHRLLMASSAHRAIILSPTYTRVGIGVAPYVGRSGLVVVELFARP from the coding sequence GTGAAAACTTCCTTCGGACCCACTTCCCTTGCCCTGCTGGCAATATTTATCCTGGCCCTGTGGCCCTCCCCTACCGTGGCGGCGGCGGTGGCCGAACGGCCCGCGCCCGGCCAGAGCGTCGAACAGTGGTATCTGGAGTACCTGCAGCAGTACTCTCCCTCCACGCTCAAACTTCCGGCTTCGTCCGCCCCCTCTTCTCCCGCTCCGGCTGCCCCGGCCTCGGGCGGCACCTCTCAGCCGCAAACCCAGGCTCCTCAGACGGTGCCGGAGCCCCCTTCCGGCCTCACCGCCGAAGAGGCGCAGCTTTTCCGCTGGATCAACCAGGAGCGGCTAAAGGCCGGGCGGAGCCCGGTAGAAGCCGATCCGGAGTTGATGCGTCTGGCGCGGCTCAAAGCGCAAGACGTAGCCACCTACGACTATTACGGGCACACCTCCCCCACCTACGGAACCCCCGGTCAGATGCTCACCGCCGCCGGCTATCCCTGGTCGGCCTGCGGCGAAACCATAGCCAAGGCGGGAAGCGTCTACAAGGCTCACCGGCTGCTCATGGCCAGCTCGGCCCACCGGGCGATTATCCTCAGCCCCACCTACACCCGGGTGGGCATCGGGGTAGCCCCCTACGTCGGCCGTTCGGGCCTGGTGGTAGTGGAGCTCTTCGCCCGGCCCTAG
- a CDS encoding FumA C-terminus/TtdB family hydratase beta subunit: MAVKLLRPPLTDKVVAELRAGDPVLITGELYAARDAVHKLWAELLKQGRPLPVNLEGQIIYYVGPSPARAGRPVGAAGPTTSGRMDPFTPQLLARTGLKAMIGKGSRSEAVKQALIEQRAVYLAAVGGAGALLSQKIRSCRVVAYPELGPEALQVLEVEDFPAVVINDCYGGDLYVEGRQKYARR, encoded by the coding sequence ATGGCGGTTAAGCTTCTCCGTCCCCCTCTTACCGACAAGGTGGTAGCGGAGTTGCGGGCGGGCGACCCGGTGCTCATAACCGGGGAACTTTACGCCGCCCGGGATGCGGTGCACAAGCTATGGGCGGAGCTCCTGAAACAGGGCCGGCCCCTGCCGGTGAACCTGGAAGGGCAGATCATCTACTACGTGGGCCCTTCTCCCGCCCGTGCGGGCCGGCCGGTGGGGGCGGCCGGACCCACTACCAGCGGGCGGATGGACCCCTTTACCCCTCAGCTTCTGGCCCGCACCGGGCTCAAAGCCATGATCGGCAAGGGTTCGCGCTCGGAGGCGGTGAAACAGGCGCTGATCGAGCAGCGGGCGGTATACTTGGCCGCGGTAGGCGGCGCGGGCGCGCTCCTGAGCCAGAAGATCAGGAGCTGCCGGGTGGTGGCCTACCCGGAGCTGGGGCCGGAGGCTCTACAGGTCCTGGAAGTAGAAGATTTTCCTGCCGTAGTGATCAACGATTGTTACGGCGGGGACCTCTATGTGGAGGGGCGGCAAAAGTACGCCCGACGCTAA